DNA from Streptomyces sp. Edi4:
GGTGAGGCCTCCCACGCGGTCAACTTCGCGGGCGGGCTCCACCACGCGATGCCGGGCGGGGCGGCCGGGTTCTGCGTCTACAACGACGCGGCGCTCGCGATCGCGCGCCTTCTTGAGCTCGGCGTCGAGCGAGTCGCGTACGTCGATGTCGATGTGCACCACGGGGACGGGGTGCAGGCGGCGTTCTGGGAGGACCCCCGGGTCCTGACGGTCTCGCTGCACGAGCATCCCCGCCTGCTGTTCCCCGGGACGGGGTGGCCCGAGGAGACCGGGGCGGACGGGCCCGGCGAGGGCTCCGCGGTCAATCTCGCGCTGCCGGCCGGGACGGGGGACGCGGGGTGGCTGCGGGCGTTCCACGCGGTGGTGCCGGAGCTCGTCGCCGACTTCCGGCCGCAGGTGCTGGTCACACAGCACGGGGCCGACACGCACTTCGAGGATCCGCTGGCGCATCTGGCGGTCTCGCTGGACGCGCAACGGGAGGTGCAGGCGGCCTGCCACTCCCTGGCGCACGAGTACGTCGAGGGGGCGAAATGGGTCGCGCTCGGGGGCGGGGGGTACGCGGTGGTGGACGTGGTGCCGCGGTCCTGGACGCATCTGGTGGGCATCGCCGCGCATGCGCCCGTCGATCCCGCGTCGGTGATTCCTTCGTCCTGGCGGGACGAAGTATTCGCGCGTACACGGGAGTTGGGGCCGGGGCGGATGACTGATGGGCGGGCGGTGTCCTGGCGGGGGTGGGACGAGGGGTATGACCCGGCGGACCGGCTCGACCAGGCGGTGCTCGCGACGCGGCGCGCGGCGTTTCCTCTGCGGGGGTTGCTGCCGTAGGGGGTTGCTGCCGCAAGGGGGCGCCGGGGCCGGGCCTCTGGGGCTGGGGTTGCCTGTGATGGGCGGTGCCAAATAGTCGGGGTTCCGGCCCATCCGGGTCGGGCGTTAGGCCAAGTGTGGGGTGGCGGGCGGGAATTGGCCCGAGCGGGTGGGGGGTGCGGGAGCATCGTGGGGTGGTGAGCATCGGGGCGCTGCGGGCGCACCTTCTGGCGGCCAGACTGGCGGGGCCGGTGGCCACCCCGCGCGAGGAAAGCCTGCGCAGCTACCGGCTGTTCGCGGCGCGGGACCCACGCGTCACGCTGGGCCTCGACCCCGAATGGGGCTGGGGCGAGCGGGACTTGCTGCGGCTCATGGCGGACAAGTGCGGGGTGAGCGACGACCCGGGGCATGTGAGCGGGCCCGATGTCATTGATCCCGAGCGGACCCTGGCGGGGCTCGACGCGTTCGCGGCGCGGCTCGGCGCCGTGGCCGCTCGACGCGGCGCGGTGCTCATCGGCACGGGGCATCCGCACCGCCTGCTCGGTTTCTACGCCGCCCTCGCGGACGCTTTGTCGGCGGCGGGATGCCCTGTCCTCACCCCGGCGCAGGGTAGCTCTGTCGACATAACGACCCGGTTCGGCGTACGCACGTACAACCTTGACTACGTACGGGGAGTCGCGTTGGTGCGGGAACCCGGCGCACGGGTCGCCGGGAACGAGACCGGCGCGCACAGCCATTCCCCGCTCCCGGTTCGGCTGGCCCTGGGGGCCGCGGCGGGGGCTTCGGGGCGAGTTCCCGATCTTGTGATCGGGGACCACGGATGGGTCTGCGGGGCAGGTCAGCTGGGCATTGAAGCGGTGGGCCTGGCCGACACCGACGACCCGGCGCTGTTCGTCGGCGAGGCCGAGGGGCGAGTGGCGGTGGCCGTTCCGGTTGATGACGGCGTGCGGTCGGATTACTACCGGCCGCTTACTCGCTATGTACTCAATCGAGCGTGTCTGTCACAGTAGGCGGCCGGTCGGGGCTCCTCTTCCCCACTCGCACCACCCGCCCCTAGTCTGGGGAGTGAGCGCACAGCGACGTTGAGTCACCGGAGGGGAAGCCGGTGCGCGTTCGGTGCGGAAGGTACAGGTGGGTCATGACTGCTGGGAGTGACAGGCCTCTCAACGAGGTCAAGTTCCTGACCGTGGCGGAAGTCGCCTCGGTGATGCGAGTGTCCAAGATGACCGTGTACCGCTTGGTGCACAGCGGTCATCTGCCGGCGATCCGGGTGGGCAGGTCCTTCCGGGTGCCGGAGCAAGCAGTTCACGAGTATCTCCGCGAGTCCTTCGTGGGGGTGGAGACGGCCTGAGGGAGCCACGCGTTCCCCTCGGATTACGTCCCTCACTCGGCGGCAGGTAGGCTAGGCCGACGTAGGTCGTGTGGGCCCAGACGCCCCGCACCGAGTGAGAAGAAGTGAGCGAGGGTAGTCGTGGGCTCTGTTATCAAGAAGCGGCGCAAGCGGATGGCCAAGAAGAAGCACCGCAAGCTGCTCAAGCGCACGCGCGTTCAGCGTCGCAACAAGAAGTAAGCGAACGCGGTTCGTGAGACACAGCCCTCCCGCCGGATCATCGGCGGGAGGGCTGTGGCGTGTCCGGACGCGGTTTCTCGGCCATGGACGCGCCCGTGGTCGCCGCCGCGCGGCCACCAGCCGCTACGGTTGCGGGCAGCGGGCGCAGGGGCGTACCGAGGCCGAAGGAAGGCGCTGATCTTGGGGAAGGTCGTGCTCGTCACTGGAGTGGCCCGGCAACTGGGGGGCCGTCTCGTGCGGCGGATCCAGCGGGATCCCGAGGTCGACCGCGTGATCGGGGTCGACGTGGTCCGGCCGGAGCACTCGTTGGGGGACGCCGATTTCGTGGCGGCCGACATCCGCCACCCGGCGATCGCCAAGGTGCTCGCGGAATACGGCGTGGACACCGTCGTGCACATGGATGTGACCGGGACGCCGCTGAGCTCCGGCGGCGGGCGCACCGCGGTCAAGGAGACCAACGTCATCGGCACCATGCAGCTGCTCGGTGCCTGCCAGAAGTCGCCGACGGTCAAGCGGCTCGTCGTGAAGTCGAGTACGAGCGTGTACGGGTCCGCGCCGCGCGATCCCGCCGTGTTCACCGAGACCACGCCCCCCAAGTCACTGCCCAGCGGCGGCTTCGCAAAGGACGCCGTCGAGGTCGAGGGCTATGTGCGCGGCTTCGCGCGGCGCCGGCCCGACGTCGCGGTGTGCGTGCTGCGCTTCGCCAACATCCTGGGGCCGAGCGCCGACTCGCCGCTCGCGGAGTACTTCTCGCTGCCGGTGCTTCCCACGGTGCTTGGCTATGACCCGCGGTTGCAGTTCGTGCACGAGGACGATGTGATCGACGTGCTGCGGATCGCTTCGGGCGAGCCCCGGCGTGGCACGCTCAACAGCGGGACCTTCAACGTCGCCGGGGAGGGCGTGCTGTTGCTTTCGCAGTGTTCGCGGCGGCTGGGGCGGCCCACCGTGCCGGTGCTGCTTCCGGCGGTCCGCTGGGTGGGCAGCGCGCTCAGGACGGTCGGGGTGACGGACTTCTCACCCGAGCAGATTCGTTTGCTCACCCACGGCAGGGTGGTCAGCACCACCGAGATGCGCGAGACACTGGCCTACGAGCCCACGTACACGACCGCCGAGGCGTTCGCGGACTTCGCCCGCAGCAGGGGACCGGGGCTGCTGCCGCCGGACGCGCTGGCCAGGGCGGTCGACCGGGTGGCGGGGCTGCCGTTCGCGCCTTTCCCCGGCAAGGACCTCGCCGGAGCCACCACCCCTTCGCACGCGGAATGAGGAGCGCACCAACGATGGCGGACGCCAAGGTCATCCCGTTCGACGACGACCGCTCGCGCCAGGGCGCGCAGCGCGCCGGCCGCAGGCGCCCCGCGGGCCGCCGCACGGCCGAGACCGGCGCCGCGCAGGTCCCGTCCCCCGCCGCGCCGGTCAGCGCTCTGCCGGGCGCACAGGGGCCCGGAGAGCGGCCTTCCGGCGGCCGGGGGCCCGGGGACAGGGTGAACGCGGCGGCCGAGGCCTCCGGGGCCCCGGAGGAGCGGCGCGGGGGCGACTGGGACCGGCGGATCGCGGGCGGCCTGTCGTTCCTGCGGCGGCGGATCACCGGCGAGTACGACGTCGACGAGTTCGGCTACGACGCGGAACTGACCGACCAGGTCCTGATGTCGATCCTGCGGCCGTTCTTCGACAAGTACTTCCGGGTGGAGGTCAAGGGCGTCGAGAACATCCCCGCCGACGGCGGGGCGCTGGTCGTCGCCAACCATTCGGGGACGCTGCCGCTCGACGGTCTGATGATGCAGGTGGCGGTGCACGACCATCATCCCGCCGGGCGCCATCTGCGGCTGCTCGCGGCCGATCTGGTGTTCATGCTGCCGGTCGTCAACGAGCTGGCCCGCAAGGCCGGGCACACGCTGGCCTGTTCCGAGGACGCGCAGGCGCTGCTTGAGCGGGGCGAGGTGGTCGGGGTGATGCCCGAGGGGTTCAAGGGCATCGGCAAGCCGTTCGGCGAGCGCTACAAGCTCCAGCGGTTCGGCCGGGGCGGTTTCGTGTCGACCGCGCTGAAGGCCGGTACGCCCATCGTGCCGTGCTCGATCGTGGGGGCCGAGGAGATCTACCCGATGATCGGGAACTCCAGGACGCTCGCCCGGCTGCTCGGCGTCCCGTACTTCCCGATCACGCCGACGTTCCCCTGGCTCGGGCCCGCGGGCCTGGTGCCGCTGCCGACGAAGTGGACCATCCAGTTCGGCGAGCCGATCCCGACGGACGGGTACCCGCCGGAGGCGGCGGAGGATCCGATGCTGATGTTCAACCTCACCGACCAGGTGCGGGAGCAGATCCAGCACACGCTGTACAAGCTGCTTGTGCAGCGGCGGTCCGTGTTCTTCTGAGCGGTTCTCCTCGGGGCCGGCCGGAATCGTTCATCTTCGTACGGAAGGGGATGCGTGCGGGAAGGGAGGGGCCGGACTGTCCCGGCCCCTCCCTTCCCGCGTGCGTTACGGGTGTCCTCCTGGCGCTACTCCGCCTTGTCCGCGTCGATGCCCAGGCCCGGGAGCAGACCGGGCAGGAGCGGGGGCAAGGTGACGTCCGGGACCGGGGGTTTGGCCGTCTTGCCGGAGGGCGCGGGCGTGGTGCTGCCCGTGCCCGGCTCGAACAGGCCGCCCGTGTTGCCGCCGAGCAGCCCCTCGTTGGAGGGCGTGCCGGAGGGCTGCTGCGGCTTTCCGCTGGTGGCGGGGGCGCCGTGCCGGGAGGCGGAGCCCGATGAGGGCGCGAACGGCGTGGACGGGCGGGTCGCGCCCGGAGTGCCGGCGGGGTGCGAGGTGTTCTGCCCCTGCCGGGTGTGGGTCGTGGACGTCGACTTGGGCAGCAGCGACTGGAGCGGCCCGACCTCTTGGTCTATGGCGGCAAAGACCGAACTCACCTTGTCGCCCACGTCCGACAGCTGCGGGGGCAGTTTGCCGCGCAGCTTGCTCCAGCTCTCGCGGTGCGCCTGCGAGAAGGAGTTCAGCGCGGCGATGGGGCCGAGCGAGCCGTCCTTCGCATAGGCCTGGTGCAGCAGGCGGTGGGCCTCCGCTGCGTCGTGCTCCATGCCGCTGAGCGCCCGTCTGACCTCGCCGAGCTGTTCATGGTCGAGGTCGCCCGCCCGGACCCGCTCCATGAGGCGGCGCGCCTCGGAGAGCCGGGTCGATGCCTGGTCGAGGTAGATCTCGCCCCGGGCGGCGTCGTCGTCGGCCATGCCGAGCTTGAGGTCCTCCATGCCGCGTTTGAGCCCGTACAGGGAATCACCGGGCAGGGCGTCGGAACTGGCAGCGGCCACGCCGCTGAACGCTCCAGCGGCCACACCGATGCTCAGGCCGCCCGCCGCGATGCCCTTGGACCAGCGGGAGCGGGGGCGCAATTTCCGGAGCGACGTCGCCCGGTGGGCGCCGCGGCCGGTCCGCTGTTCGGGCACCTGAGGGTCGGCGGCACCGCCGCCGGCGAACATCCGCTCCATCTCGGCCATGAGCAGCGCCCGCTGCTCGACCTTGACCTGCGGGTCCATCTCCGGTTTCGGCAGTTCGCCGAGCCCACCCGCCAGGGTCAACAGCCTGCCGGTCTCGGCCTGTTCGGCCGCGCCGGTCTCGGGTGTCTCCTGGTCGGCCGCCGAGGCTTCTTCCAGGGCCTGGGCGAAGGCGTTCGCCCGCCGGTGCGCCGATACGTTCGCGATCACTGGCGGCACCTCCTCTCGTCATCACGGTCGACTCCCCAAGGGGCCTGGAAGGTTGCACGCCTTGAGCCCATCCACACGATCGAGTGAGTGGCCATGGGCATGGCGTGACCACAGGGAGCCTTCATCCCGCACAACGACGGACGCGGCACTTGGGTTACGGACGAAAGATGAGACGAAAGATGATCGGACCAGAGCGTCATGGAGTGCTCGCGGACGGTGAGTTGGACCCGCCTTCGACGAGTGGGCGGGTGAGCGGGCCGGCGGGCCGGCGTATGTGGACCGGCGGCGCCGGACGGTCAGCGGGCGTCTTCCGGCAGGAGCCGCGCGAGCGTGCGCACGGCCCGGTACTGGAGGGTCTTGATCGCGCCCTCGTTCTTGCCCATGACACGGGCGGTCTCGGCGACCGAGAGGCCCTGGAGGAAGCGCAGGGTCACGCACTCCTGCTGCTGCGGATTGAGCTTGCGTACGGCTTCGAGCAGGGCCGCGTTGGACAGCGACTCCAGGACGGAGTCCTCGGGTGAGCGCTCGACCTCGTTGGCGTCGAGCATTTCGCCGGTGGTCACTTCGAGCCGGAACCGGCTCGACTTGAAGTGGTCGGCGACCAGGTTGCGCGCGATCGTGACCAGCCAGGCTCCGAAGTCGCGGCCCTGCCAGGTGAAGGTGGAGATCCGGCGCAGGGCGCGCAGGAACGTCTCGCTGGTGAGGTCCTCGGCCGTCGCCTTGCCGCCGACGCGGTAGTAGATGTAGCGGTAGACCGTGTCGCTGTACTGGTTGTAGAGCCGGCCGAAGGCGTCGGCCTCGCCGGCCTGCGCGCGCTCGACGAGGTCCATCATGCGGGCGCTGTCGCTGTCGGCGGTGGGCCGGCGGGCGGTGGGCGTCGCGGACGTGCCCGTGCTGCGGCCGCCGCTCCGTCTACCGACTGCGGCACCACCGTCGGCCAGGGCGTAGCAGGGCCCGACGGGTGTTGCGGTGGCGAAGGCAGGGGCGCCGGCGTACGCGGTGGGGACGAAGACGCGCAGGCGGTCGACGACCGCCCCGCGCAGCGTAGCCAGGCCCGAGGCGTCAACCCCGACGTGTGGGTACACGGGACTCCCAGAGGCAGAGCTTCCATCACGTGCAGTGCGGAACCGTTCACCCATCGTGGCGATGTACGGGTTCCGGATTGCGTCTGAGGAGAATAACGCTTCGTACAGGGAGCGCTACACCCAGTTGCTCAAATCGTCGATTACGTCGCTTCTGTTACGTCTATGCGGCTGTTCAAGGCACGCAAGGTGACCAGAAGTTGATCGAGTTGCTTTCGGAT
Protein-coding regions in this window:
- a CDS encoding AURKAIP1/COX24 domain-containing protein, which produces MGSVIKKRRKRMAKKKHRKLLKRTRVQRRNKK
- a CDS encoding NAD-dependent epimerase/dehydratase family protein gives rise to the protein MGKVVLVTGVARQLGGRLVRRIQRDPEVDRVIGVDVVRPEHSLGDADFVAADIRHPAIAKVLAEYGVDTVVHMDVTGTPLSSGGGRTAVKETNVIGTMQLLGACQKSPTVKRLVVKSSTSVYGSAPRDPAVFTETTPPKSLPSGGFAKDAVEVEGYVRGFARRRPDVAVCVLRFANILGPSADSPLAEYFSLPVLPTVLGYDPRLQFVHEDDVIDVLRIASGEPRRGTLNSGTFNVAGEGVLLLSQCSRRLGRPTVPVLLPAVRWVGSALRTVGVTDFSPEQIRLLTHGRVVSTTEMRETLAYEPTYTTAEAFADFARSRGPGLLPPDALARAVDRVAGLPFAPFPGKDLAGATTPSHAE
- a CDS encoding phosphatase, producing MVSIGALRAHLLAARLAGPVATPREESLRSYRLFAARDPRVTLGLDPEWGWGERDLLRLMADKCGVSDDPGHVSGPDVIDPERTLAGLDAFAARLGAVAARRGAVLIGTGHPHRLLGFYAALADALSAAGCPVLTPAQGSSVDITTRFGVRTYNLDYVRGVALVREPGARVAGNETGAHSHSPLPVRLALGAAAGASGRVPDLVIGDHGWVCGAGQLGIEAVGLADTDDPALFVGEAEGRVAVAVPVDDGVRSDYYRPLTRYVLNRACLSQ
- a CDS encoding acetoin utilization protein AcuC; the encoded protein is MSGRALLMWDEAVTRYDFGSSHPMDPVRLALTMGLVRAYGLDRQVDVVAGRAAGDSTLRLVHRQDYIDAVRAASADPRAADTSYGLGTVDDPAFAGMHEASALIAGQSVAAAEAVWAGEASHAVNFAGGLHHAMPGGAAGFCVYNDAALAIARLLELGVERVAYVDVDVHHGDGVQAAFWEDPRVLTVSLHEHPRLLFPGTGWPEETGADGPGEGSAVNLALPAGTGDAGWLRAFHAVVPELVADFRPQVLVTQHGADTHFEDPLAHLAVSLDAQREVQAACHSLAHEYVEGAKWVALGGGGYAVVDVVPRSWTHLVGIAAHAPVDPASVIPSSWRDEVFARTRELGPGRMTDGRAVSWRGWDEGYDPADRLDQAVLATRRAAFPLRGLLP
- a CDS encoding lysophospholipid acyltransferase family protein produces the protein MADAKVIPFDDDRSRQGAQRAGRRRPAGRRTAETGAAQVPSPAAPVSALPGAQGPGERPSGGRGPGDRVNAAAEASGAPEERRGGDWDRRIAGGLSFLRRRITGEYDVDEFGYDAELTDQVLMSILRPFFDKYFRVEVKGVENIPADGGALVVANHSGTLPLDGLMMQVAVHDHHPAGRHLRLLAADLVFMLPVVNELARKAGHTLACSEDAQALLERGEVVGVMPEGFKGIGKPFGERYKLQRFGRGGFVSTALKAGTPIVPCSIVGAEEIYPMIGNSRTLARLLGVPYFPITPTFPWLGPAGLVPLPTKWTIQFGEPIPTDGYPPEAAEDPMLMFNLTDQVREQIQHTLYKLLVQRRSVFF
- a CDS encoding helix-turn-helix domain-containing protein, with translation MTAGSDRPLNEVKFLTVAEVASVMRVSKMTVYRLVHSGHLPAIRVGRSFRVPEQAVHEYLRESFVGVETA
- a CDS encoding DUF5667 domain-containing protein; its protein translation is MIANVSAHRRANAFAQALEEASAADQETPETGAAEQAETGRLLTLAGGLGELPKPEMDPQVKVEQRALLMAEMERMFAGGGAADPQVPEQRTGRGAHRATSLRKLRPRSRWSKGIAAGGLSIGVAAGAFSGVAAASSDALPGDSLYGLKRGMEDLKLGMADDDAARGEIYLDQASTRLSEARRLMERVRAGDLDHEQLGEVRRALSGMEHDAAEAHRLLHQAYAKDGSLGPIAALNSFSQAHRESWSKLRGKLPPQLSDVGDKVSSVFAAIDQEVGPLQSLLPKSTSTTHTRQGQNTSHPAGTPGATRPSTPFAPSSGSASRHGAPATSGKPQQPSGTPSNEGLLGGNTGGLFEPGTGSTTPAPSGKTAKPPVPDVTLPPLLPGLLPGLGIDADKAE
- a CDS encoding ECF subfamily RNA polymerase sigma factor, BldN family, which encodes MYPHVGVDASGLATLRGAVVDRLRVFVPTAYAGAPAFATATPVGPCYALADGGAAVGRRSGGRSTGTSATPTARRPTADSDSARMMDLVERAQAGEADAFGRLYNQYSDTVYRYIYYRVGGKATAEDLTSETFLRALRRISTFTWQGRDFGAWLVTIARNLVADHFKSSRFRLEVTTGEMLDANEVERSPEDSVLESLSNAALLEAVRKLNPQQQECVTLRFLQGLSVAETARVMGKNEGAIKTLQYRAVRTLARLLPEDAR